A window of Rhododendron vialii isolate Sample 1 chromosome 13a, ASM3025357v1 contains these coding sequences:
- the LOC131313493 gene encoding small ribosomal subunit protein eS24z-like, translating to MADSKAVTIRTRKFMTNRLLARKQFIIDVLHPGRANVSKAELKEKLSRMYDVKDPNSIFVFKFRTHFGGGKSTGFGLIYDSVENAKKYEPKYRLIRNGLDTKVEKSRKQMKERKNRAKKIRGVKKTKAGDAAKAGKKK from the exons ATGGCGGACAGCAAGGCGGTGACGATCCGGACCAGGAAGTTCATGACCAATCGGCTCCTTGCGAGGAAGCAATTT ATCATTGACGTTCTTCATCCAGGAAGGGCGAATGTCTCCAAG GCGGAGCTGAAAGAAAAGTTGTCGAGGATGTACGATGTGAAAGATCCAAACTCCATCTTTGTTTTCAAGTTCCGGACCCATTTTGGAGGAGGCAAATCTACTGGTTTTGGTTTGATCTATGATTCTGTTGAGAATGCAAAGAAATACGAACCAAAATACAGGCTCATCAGG AATGGCCTGGACACAAAGGTGGAGAAGTCCCGGAAGCAGATGAAAGAGAGGAAGAACAGGGCGAAGAAGATCCGTGGTGTGAAGAAG accaaggctggagatgctgcCAAGGCTGGGAAGAAGAAATGA